In Pocillopora verrucosa isolate sample1 chromosome 13, ASM3666991v2, whole genome shotgun sequence, one genomic interval encodes:
- the LOC131794554 gene encoding uncharacterized protein, whose protein sequence is MVVTSGTREAVEPVASAGLPLAGRTESVEEAGVGTDAARNAQGVLNYIAHRYFQTVDTTQPEERNEFLRYLEDVRKVLVLDPKSGSLIVTVLCTSLEILDALWCDYCTGHLNDMAQKYLVTKDVLKEFDLIELKLKTTIQVEEYMAARDFFLQAPVHDPPGTTKDRNEGLDSDLTIEQSPLSATEGTVPHVESETKRNKEAFSEGSLIAGEMMVDRSGRKTPASVARSSVHGSMQIYVKKLTGNTISLCVKPLSTIAYVKIKILEHEGIPPDQQRLPFAGK, encoded by the exons ATGGTAGTTACTAGTGGTACGCGCGAGGCAGTGGAACCTGTTGCATCTGCTGGTCTACCACTCGCGGGAAGAACAGAAAGCGTCGAAGAAGCAGGTGTTGGAACCGATGCAGCACGCAACGCACAAGGAGTTTTGAATTACATCGCACACAGGTACTTTCAGACAGTTGATACAACCCAACCTGAGGAACGAAATGAGTTTCTACGGTATCTAGAAGATGTGCGCAAAGTTCTTGTCCTGGATCCCAAGTCAGGAAGTTTGATAGTAACAGTACTGTGTACTTCACTGGAGATACTGGATGCCCTCTGGTGTGACTATTGCACAGGTCACCTGAATGACATGGCACAGAAATATCTTGTGACAAAGGACGTTCTGAAGGAGTTTGACCTGATTGagctgaaattgaaaacaacaattcagGTGGAGGAGTACATGGCTGCACGAGATTTTTTCCTGCAGGCTCCAG TCCATGATCCACCCGGCACGACCAAGGACAGAAATGAAGGACTTGACTCAGATTTGACAATAGAGCAAAGTCCTCTCTCAGCGACTGAAGGAACAGTCCCACATGTTGAATCTGAAACTAAGCGAAACAAAGAAGCATTCTCGGAGGGTTCCCTTATCGCCGGGGAAATGATGGTGGACCGCTCTGGTCGTAAGACTCCTGCATCTGTCGCGAGGTCATCAGTCCATGGTAGCATGCAAATCTATGTTAAAAAATTGACTGGAAATACGATTTCTTTGTGCGTGAAACCTTTAAGTACCATAGCATAtgtgaaaattaaaatcctaGAGCATGAAGGAATCCCGCCGGACCAGCAACGTCTTCCCTTTGCCGGGAAATGA